A stretch of the Filimonas lacunae genome encodes the following:
- a CDS encoding DUF1684 domain-containing protein, with amino-acid sequence MIKHLLQKTKYTLALLALLVSIKGFSQNVADTQYVNGLDRWHHEREEELKREDGWLSLVGLHWLKEGTNTFGADSKSDIVLPKNFPLAQGGSYTLTKGKVVFHQTSGSIKVANLASADSSFIVGESDRKPVTFTIDGFKWIIIKRQDKYGLRIWDNHSPALQAFKGVPRFPVSTSWKLKATFQPAADDDGFVSFKNKIGQSFDNKPVGKLSFTIGGKQYTLDIVSESRAGYFIVFGDKTSGEQTYASGRFLTVEKADDKGVTYIDFNKAINPPCVFTDYATCPLPPESNVLPVEILAGEKDFHAHH; translated from the coding sequence ATGATTAAGCATCTATTACAAAAAACAAAGTATACCCTGGCACTGCTGGCTTTGCTGGTAAGCATAAAGGGCTTTTCGCAAAATGTTGCTGATACACAGTATGTAAATGGCCTTGACAGATGGCATCACGAAAGGGAAGAAGAATTGAAGCGTGAAGATGGCTGGTTAAGCCTGGTGGGGTTACACTGGTTGAAAGAAGGAACCAACACTTTCGGGGCAGATAGTAAAAGTGATATCGTATTGCCTAAAAACTTTCCCCTGGCACAGGGCGGTAGCTATACGCTGACTAAAGGAAAGGTAGTTTTTCACCAAACTTCCGGCAGTATTAAAGTAGCTAACCTTGCCAGTGCTGATAGTAGTTTTATCGTAGGCGAAAGCGACCGTAAGCCGGTTACCTTTACTATTGATGGTTTTAAGTGGATCATTATCAAACGCCAGGATAAATATGGCCTTCGCATATGGGATAATCACAGCCCTGCTTTACAGGCGTTTAAGGGCGTGCCCCGTTTTCCGGTAAGCACCAGCTGGAAACTAAAAGCTACTTTTCAGCCTGCCGCAGATGACGATGGCTTTGTTTCTTTTAAAAATAAGATAGGTCAGTCGTTTGATAATAAGCCGGTAGGTAAGCTTTCGTTTACCATTGGAGGTAAACAATATACACTGGACATTGTAAGTGAATCAAGAGCTGGTTATTTTATTGTGTTCGGCGATAAAACCAGCGGCGAGCAAACCTACGCTTCCGGTCGTTTTCTTACTGTAGAGAAGGCCGATGACAAAGGGGTTACTTATATAGACTTTAACAAGGCCATCAATCCGCCTTGTGTGTTTACTGATTATGCTACTTGTCCGTTGCCGCCCGAGTCGAACGTGTTGCCAGTGGAAATACTGGCAGGAGAGAAAGACTTTCATGCACATCATTAA
- a CDS encoding RagB/SusD family nutrient uptake outer membrane protein — translation MKYRKHIYTFLLPLVAVVSSCNKSLLDTTPEASLSSSSIFSTAKRIEGLVNGMYGDLKAANLYGGRYLLFQDVRGEEFLNITASLYTGYETWGNSNTSGSNDVNYVWTAAYAVVNDANILISGLNGVSGVITDSLKKQYVAEARFARALSYFSLITLYSKPYNADAGASRGLPLRLQAELSSGNNDLAASSVAAIYQQIITDLDSAEAGLPQVYSSDLLNTTRAHKSTAIALKTRVYLNKGDYDKTIAEAVKLVPQTSAPFKTTTGVQHALQSSIATLFSSNYVTTESIFSMPMTSSSSLSGQSAIGYIYYINKEYYLNAAGIFGDSQWGSTDARRDFLSLSGSKYYLKKYAKSSPYVDYIPVIRYAEVLLNYAEAAAKKGSLTLAQNLLKAVHSRSDASYTFTDAQIGTADALVSTILKERRIELLGEGFRSNDLLRNLQTIPAKGDASLQSAAVSSSASNYIFPLPSGELTTNTLLHD, via the coding sequence AAGCCAGTTTAAGTTCTTCTTCCATTTTTAGTACCGCAAAGCGTATTGAGGGACTGGTAAATGGCATGTATGGCGATTTAAAAGCAGCTAATCTGTATGGTGGCCGTTACCTGTTGTTCCAGGATGTGCGGGGCGAGGAATTTCTTAATATCACTGCTAGTTTATATACCGGTTATGAAACCTGGGGCAACTCTAACACCTCTGGTTCCAACGATGTTAACTATGTGTGGACTGCAGCTTATGCAGTAGTGAATGATGCCAACATCTTAATCAGCGGTTTAAATGGGGTATCGGGTGTTATTACGGATTCGTTGAAAAAGCAATATGTGGCAGAGGCCCGTTTTGCCAGGGCACTGAGTTACTTTAGCCTGATTACGCTGTATTCCAAACCTTATAATGCCGATGCCGGTGCTTCCAGGGGATTGCCTCTGCGTTTGCAGGCTGAACTCAGTTCGGGTAATAACGACCTGGCTGCCAGCTCTGTGGCAGCTATTTATCAGCAAATAATTACCGATCTCGACAGTGCCGAAGCCGGCCTGCCACAGGTATATTCTTCTGATCTGCTTAATACCACGCGCGCCCACAAAAGCACGGCCATTGCACTTAAAACAAGAGTGTATCTGAATAAGGGCGATTATGATAAAACAATTGCCGAAGCAGTGAAGCTGGTGCCGCAAACCAGTGCGCCGTTTAAAACTACTACAGGTGTGCAGCATGCTTTACAAAGTAGCATTGCTACCCTGTTTTCCAGCAACTATGTTACTACAGAATCAATCTTTTCTATGCCTATGACTTCTTCCAGTTCTTTAAGCGGTCAGTCGGCTATTGGGTATATCTATTATATCAACAAAGAGTATTACCTGAATGCTGCGGGCATATTTGGTGATAGCCAGTGGGGAAGCACCGATGCGCGTCGCGACTTTCTTAGTCTTAGCGGCAGCAAGTATTACCTGAAGAAGTATGCAAAATCAAGCCCTTATGTGGATTATATCCCTGTTATCCGCTATGCAGAAGTGTTGTTGAATTATGCAGAAGCAGCGGCTAAAAAAGGCAGTCTTACCCTGGCACAAAACCTGTTAAAAGCGGTGCATAGCCGTTCTGATGCTTCCTATACTTTTACGGATGCGCAAATTGGTACTGCTGATGCACTGGTGAGCACTATCTTAAAAGAACGCCGTATTGAACTGCTGGGCGAAGGTTTCCGTTCTAACGACCTATTGCGTAACTTACAAACTATTCCTGCTAAAGGAGATGCCAGTCTGCAGTCCGCTGCGGTAAGCTCTTCTGCATCTAACTATATATTCCCGTTACCAAGTGGCGAATTAACAACCAACACATTATTACATGATTAA